One window from the genome of Gammaproteobacteria bacterium encodes:
- a CDS encoding archease produces RVTPATAVTVRAQAPDRELLLVDFLNALIFEMATRNMLFGRFDVQIEDSHLQATAWGEPIDLTRHHPAVEVKGATYTALRVAQKGKEWLAQCVVDV; encoded by the coding sequence CCGGGTCACACCCGCCACGGCGGTTACTGTTCGCGCCCAAGCTCCGGATCGGGAACTGCTGCTGGTGGATTTCCTCAATGCGTTGATTTTTGAAATGGCCACGCGCAACATGTTGTTCGGCCGCTTCGATGTGCAGATCGAAGATTCACATTTGCAGGCCACGGCCTGGGGCGAGCCCATTGACCTCACCCGCCACCACCCGGCGGTGGAGGTCAAAGGGGCCACCTACACCGCCCTGCGCGTCGCCCAGAAGGGCAAGGAGTGGCTGGCGCAATGCGTCGTTGACGTCTAG